In Vibrio hippocampi, the following are encoded in one genomic region:
- a CDS encoding LysR family transcriptional regulator encodes MDIKVLKSFVAVATHRSFSKAAKQLHTVQPAISRHITSLEDELRTSLFFRTSREVVITAAGERLLQDAVKIIEQTEQAKLAVMQTSTGVIGSLKIGYLGGATLSFLPQLVRQYIADHPNIDVDLIEMTASEQLVALEKREIDISFSRPLPSSLSEDYAATNIYTDKLVAVVPVTHELAQHTCIDIKQLANDSFILFEREQAIGLFDTIIIQCGLSGFSPMIKQQPQQMQTVLTQVASGLGVSIAPYAIRDLRSEGCRFIELNSVDVSIPLVMIYSSHTLPPTASAFVDLVKTEIDTIAFAMQ; translated from the coding sequence ATGGATATTAAAGTACTAAAAAGTTTTGTTGCTGTTGCCACTCACCGTAGTTTTTCGAAAGCCGCGAAACAATTACACACGGTTCAGCCTGCTATTAGTCGCCATATCACAAGCTTGGAAGATGAATTAAGGACAAGTCTATTTTTTCGTACCTCTCGTGAAGTGGTCATTACTGCTGCTGGTGAGCGTTTGCTGCAAGATGCGGTAAAAATTATCGAGCAAACCGAACAAGCGAAGCTAGCGGTGATGCAAACTTCGACGGGTGTCATAGGTAGCTTGAAGATCGGTTACCTTGGGGGCGCGACTCTGAGCTTTTTACCTCAACTGGTTCGGCAGTACATCGCTGACCATCCTAATATTGACGTTGACCTTATCGAGATGACGGCTTCTGAACAGCTGGTCGCATTGGAAAAGCGAGAGATTGATATTAGCTTCTCGCGTCCTCTGCCAAGCAGCCTTTCCGAGGATTACGCTGCTACGAATATTTACACCGACAAATTGGTGGCGGTTGTACCCGTAACACATGAGCTTGCTCAACACACTTGCATTGATATCAAGCAGTTGGCAAACGACTCTTTTATCTTATTTGAACGTGAGCAAGCCATCGGCTTATTCGACACGATCATCATTCAATGCGGCTTATCCGGTTTTTCACCGATGATAAAGCAACAACCGCAGCAGATGCAGACCGTGTTAACTCAAGTTGCTTCTGGGTTGGGCGTATCTATTGCGCCCTATGCGATTCGTGATTTGCGCAGTGAAGGGTGTCGTTTTATTGAACTCAACTCTGTTGACGTTAGCATACCGCTGGTCATGATCTACAGCTCGCATACCCTGCCACCTACGGCGAGTGCCTTTGTAGACTTAGTAAAGACTGAAATTGATACTATCGCATTCGCTATGCAGTGA
- a CDS encoding dihydroxyacetone kinase subunit DhaK has protein sequence MCSRNKTKDNGVSGKIVARVTPKDPNNVAIVTLGGAGHEPVLSGYVGQGMLDYSVIGDILTALGALNRLAGY, from the coding sequence ATGTGCTCAAGAAATAAGACAAAGGATAATGGTGTCTCAGGGAAAATCGTTGCTCGTGTTACACCTAAAGATCCCAATAACGTGGCTATCGTAACCCTTGGCGGTGCTGGTCATGAACCCGTGCTTAGTGGCTACGTCGGTCAAGGCATGCTCGATTACTCCGTTATCGGCGATATCTTGACCGCACTAGGTGCGCTTAATAGATTGGCAGGTTATTGA
- a CDS encoding alpha/beta hydrolase, producing MLFITNRTPKQSARSKKNRKLSFNYDTTAVSQYLYFCERNDKNDYTEIMNVEFFQRLKTLPEKTQLLFYIHGFNNNMEPDIFENAKKLQSLINEKSQDLVYVVPIIWPCDDDSAIAFIDDYWDDQDAADASGPAFARLLGKFDTWRRDTKQQEVPCLKRINILAHSMGNRVLNNALNDWAKKYCSGNMPQLFRNVFMIAADVENEILEKNQSGRYIVDSCRNLVVYYANDDLAMPASKLVNLKNKTVSRRMGMTGPEQLSILPKKVYEVDCDDFNNDYDLKGHTYFLSDKDGNVSPIIEHMTGAIKSGRVSPKERSYVLKK from the coding sequence ATGCTTTTTATAACGAATAGAACCCCTAAGCAATCGGCTAGATCTAAAAAAAATCGAAAACTGTCTTTTAACTACGATACTACCGCTGTTTCCCAATATCTATATTTCTGCGAAAGGAATGATAAAAATGACTATACTGAAATCATGAATGTGGAATTTTTCCAGAGATTAAAAACGTTACCTGAAAAAACTCAGCTTCTGTTTTATATTCACGGATTCAATAATAATATGGAACCTGACATTTTTGAAAATGCCAAAAAATTACAGTCCCTAATAAATGAAAAATCACAAGATCTTGTTTATGTTGTTCCTATCATTTGGCCGTGTGATGATGATTCCGCTATCGCTTTTATCGATGATTACTGGGATGATCAGGATGCTGCCGACGCTAGTGGACCAGCATTTGCTCGTTTACTGGGAAAGTTTGATACCTGGCGTCGAGATACGAAACAACAAGAAGTACCATGCTTGAAAAGAATCAACATATTAGCGCATTCAATGGGAAACCGAGTATTAAATAATGCTTTAAACGACTGGGCAAAGAAATATTGCTCAGGAAATATGCCTCAGTTATTTCGAAATGTATTTATGATAGCTGCGGATGTAGAAAATGAAATTCTGGAGAAAAACCAATCGGGAAGGTATATCGTAGACTCGTGCAGAAACCTGGTTGTCTACTACGCAAATGATGATCTAGCTATGCCTGCATCTAAATTGGTAAATTTAAAAAACAAAACTGTATCACGTAGAATGGGAATGACAGGTCCTGAACAACTTTCAATATTACCGAAAAAAGTCTACGAAGTAGATTGTGATGACTTTAATAACGATTATGACTTAAAAGGGCACACTTATTTTTTAAGTGATAAAGATGGAAATGTAAGTCCTATCATTGAACATATGACTGGCGCAATAAAAAGTGGGCGTGTCAGTCCAAAAGAAAGAAGCTATGTGCTCAAGAAATAA
- a CDS encoding ABC-F family ATP-binding cassette domain-containing protein codes for MSTYLTAQSLTLSYTSSALFKALNLTVNRGNKIGLIGHNGCGKSSLLKVLDGQYEPSEGHIAKSKQCLISYVEQHIPCELQTKTILDTLAETLTEDDDWRAKLLLSELGFSETDWQLSVNKCSGGQQMRLLLARAIINEPDLLLLDEPSNHLDLPSLMWLEQFLSQWRGAFVLVSHDQTLLDSVTDTTWIMRDQSLHHFALPCSQARDALKEKDEQDKARHLSEQKEIDRIEKSAKRLALWGKVYDNEDLARKAKTMLSRKERLEQEQTELSEGAPWYLKLQGEALPANRLVEISPFAVKPAQSRSTLFDMAEMRIKSGDRIAILGSNGCGKSTLLNFLHRLYLGKQAEETSPLESSKCPVTFHDRCRLGYYDQSLEQLDDHDTLADALSQFASISDEQSKRALISAGFSYIRHGQKVLSLSGGERARLLFVGLTLARYHLLFLDEPTNHLDMEGKEELVETLNEFEGATILVSHDRSLVEQSCNRFWLIQNGQLTEYLTAEEVYLNITKQPDCLATNPLPTVETSLPDSNQPQSREEHLLSREEQQLSGEEQLLSGEEQLLERLIELESFLEDDRQRKPKHQKPNLQKQWQEEIDHISRQL; via the coding sequence ATGAGTACCTATTTAACTGCACAATCTCTAACACTTTCCTACACTTCTAGCGCTCTATTCAAAGCGCTCAATCTCACGGTTAATCGTGGCAATAAGATTGGTCTTATTGGTCATAATGGCTGTGGTAAAAGTTCATTGCTTAAAGTGCTCGATGGGCAATATGAACCCAGCGAAGGACATATCGCAAAGTCCAAACAATGCTTAATAAGCTATGTCGAACAGCATATTCCCTGCGAGTTACAAACCAAGACCATTCTGGATACATTGGCTGAAACGCTAACCGAAGATGATGACTGGCGAGCGAAGTTGCTGTTATCTGAGTTAGGCTTTTCTGAAACCGATTGGCAACTGTCGGTAAATAAGTGCAGTGGTGGTCAGCAAATGCGACTTCTACTTGCGCGAGCGATCATCAATGAGCCCGATTTATTATTGCTCGATGAGCCAAGCAACCACTTAGATCTGCCATCATTGATGTGGCTAGAGCAGTTCTTGTCGCAATGGAGAGGCGCTTTTGTACTCGTTTCCCACGACCAGACCCTGCTTGATTCAGTCACTGACACTACTTGGATTATGCGCGATCAATCGCTGCACCATTTTGCTCTGCCGTGTTCTCAAGCAAGAGATGCGCTCAAGGAAAAAGACGAGCAAGACAAAGCTCGTCACCTTAGTGAACAGAAGGAAATCGATCGTATCGAGAAAAGCGCGAAGCGGTTGGCACTGTGGGGCAAGGTCTATGACAACGAAGACTTGGCGAGAAAAGCCAAAACCATGCTTTCCAGAAAAGAACGTCTAGAACAGGAGCAAACCGAACTCAGTGAAGGTGCACCTTGGTACTTAAAGCTTCAAGGGGAAGCATTGCCTGCGAACCGCTTGGTGGAAATATCGCCTTTTGCTGTCAAGCCTGCACAAAGCCGTTCGACTCTTTTCGATATGGCAGAAATGCGTATCAAAAGTGGCGATAGAATTGCCATTTTAGGGAGTAACGGCTGTGGCAAATCAACCTTGCTGAACTTTTTACATCGACTCTACTTAGGAAAACAAGCCGAAGAAACCAGTCCCTTAGAAAGCAGCAAGTGCCCTGTTACCTTTCATGACCGCTGTCGATTAGGCTATTACGATCAATCACTTGAGCAACTGGATGATCACGATACGTTGGCTGATGCCTTGAGTCAGTTTGCTTCAATCAGCGATGAGCAAAGCAAACGTGCCTTAATCAGTGCTGGGTTCAGCTACATCAGACATGGTCAAAAAGTCCTATCACTGAGCGGTGGAGAGCGAGCCAGACTCTTGTTTGTCGGACTCACCTTAGCAAGATATCACCTACTCTTTCTTGATGAACCGACCAACCATCTAGACATGGAAGGAAAAGAAGAGCTTGTTGAAACCCTCAATGAGTTCGAAGGGGCAACGATTCTGGTCAGTCACGACCGTAGTTTGGTAGAACAGAGCTGTAATAGGTTCTGGCTGATTCAGAATGGTCAACTGACAGAGTATCTGACTGCTGAAGAGGTCTATCTAAACATTACCAAACAACCTGATTGCTTAGCGACCAACCCGTTGCCGACCGTGGAGACGAGTCTCCCGGACTCAAATCAACCACAGTCCCGAGAAGAGCACTTGCTGTCTAGAGAAGAGCAACAACTGTCGGGAGAAGAGCAACTGCTGTCGGGAGAAGAGCAACTGCTGGAGCGTTTAATAGAGTTGGAGTCATTTTTGGAGGATGATCGACAAAGAAAGCCCAAGCATCAAAAACCCAACTTACAAAAGCAATGGCAAGAGGAAATTGACCACATCAGTCGTCAACTTTAA
- a CDS encoding antibiotic biosynthesis monooxygenase family protein: protein MSQIAQTPKPPYYAVIFTSFRTEGDNGYGEMAAKMLHLAELEEGFLGIESARDDVGITVSYWKNLASIKKWKENAEHLQAQKIGRESWYESFRVRISRVERDYGI, encoded by the coding sequence ATGTCTCAAATCGCCCAAACTCCTAAGCCTCCATACTATGCCGTTATTTTTACTTCTTTTCGCACTGAAGGTGACAATGGCTATGGAGAAATGGCAGCTAAAATGCTTCATTTGGCAGAGCTTGAGGAAGGTTTCCTTGGTATAGAGTCTGCGCGAGATGACGTCGGTATCACCGTCTCATATTGGAAGAATTTGGCTTCCATTAAAAAGTGGAAAGAGAATGCGGAACACTTACAAGCTCAAAAAATTGGGCGTGAATCATGGTATGAGTCATTCAGAGTGCGTATTTCGCGAGTCGAGCGTGATTATGGAATCTAG
- a CDS encoding L-ribulose-5-phosphate 3-epimerase encodes MFNTQNKFRLGIYEKAMPASLSWEERLVKAKEAGFDFVEISIDETDERRARLDWSDEDIYQLRRLCEKHEMPLQSMCLSAHRKFPFGSMDESIRAESYIIIEKATALAYKLGIRCIQMAGYDVYYEPQSEETHRHFIEGMKQATKLAERAGIMLGVEIMDTPYLNSLSKFEVLKREIPSPYFMAYPDVGNISGWNYDVCTELKLSRDHLVQVHLKDTLRVSETCDGQFRDLVIGEGQVNFAEIFKTLADIDYRAPLVIEMWAQNRNWFEDITKAKATLKSIANQSGFEL; translated from the coding sequence ATGTTCAACACTCAAAACAAATTCAGATTAGGTATTTACGAAAAAGCAATGCCAGCGTCTCTTTCTTGGGAAGAACGCTTAGTTAAAGCCAAAGAAGCCGGGTTCGATTTTGTCGAAATTTCCATCGATGAAACAGACGAGCGACGTGCTCGGCTTGATTGGTCGGATGAAGATATATACCAACTTCGTCGCTTATGCGAAAAGCACGAAATGCCTTTGCAATCAATGTGCTTAAGTGCGCACCGCAAATTCCCATTTGGTTCCATGGATGAAAGTATTCGAGCTGAGTCCTATATCATTATCGAAAAAGCGACCGCTTTGGCATACAAACTTGGTATTCGTTGTATTCAAATGGCAGGTTATGACGTTTATTATGAACCTCAATCTGAAGAAACTCATCGCCACTTTATAGAGGGGATGAAGCAGGCGACAAAACTTGCAGAAAGAGCAGGTATCATGCTAGGCGTGGAGATCATGGATACGCCTTATCTCAACTCGTTAAGTAAGTTTGAAGTGCTTAAACGAGAAATTCCATCACCCTATTTCATGGCCTATCCCGATGTAGGAAATATCTCCGGTTGGAATTACGATGTATGTACTGAACTCAAATTGAGCCGAGATCATCTTGTTCAAGTTCACTTGAAAGACACCTTACGCGTTTCAGAAACCTGCGATGGTCAGTTCCGAGATTTGGTCATTGGTGAGGGTCAAGTAAACTTTGCTGAAATATTCAAAACCTTAGCCGATATCGACTACCGTGCGCCTCTTGTTATCGAAATGTGGGCACAAAATCGAAACTGGTTTGAGGATATTACTAAGGCTAAAGCAACTCTCAAATCTATCGCTAACCAATCTGGCTTTGAGCTTTAG
- a CDS encoding IclR family transcriptional regulator, with amino-acid sequence MSEQIKSLSKALIVLEFLGKYPNGVSLQKVSEGTGFIKSSVHRILATFEASGYVAQMSSGKEYRLTMKLVQLGHAAINSDVTGAVKPFLSELLNDVNETVNFLSFDADNIIFKDKFEPVNAAFRTRTYVGLHSPMYCSAAGKCYLAFSTDAVRETYWQRNVSTMRPLTENTILDKSQFFSVLDQIKARGYALDDEENEAGISCVAVPIFDKNHTPVYAVSVSSLTPKMKALGYEEIASKIQDITARIEGQLF; translated from the coding sequence ATGAGTGAGCAAATTAAATCATTGTCTAAAGCGTTAATTGTACTGGAATTTCTAGGGAAATATCCGAACGGTGTTTCTCTACAAAAAGTGTCCGAAGGCACTGGCTTTATTAAGTCTTCGGTTCATCGCATTTTGGCAACATTTGAAGCCTCCGGATACGTTGCTCAAATGAGTTCTGGTAAAGAATATCGCCTCACTATGAAACTGGTACAACTTGGTCATGCTGCGATCAACTCTGATGTTACTGGAGCGGTCAAACCCTTCCTTTCAGAGTTACTCAACGACGTTAATGAAACCGTGAATTTTCTGTCGTTTGATGCTGACAATATCATTTTTAAAGACAAGTTCGAGCCAGTCAACGCTGCCTTTCGAACTCGTACCTATGTTGGGTTGCATTCACCTATGTACTGCTCAGCAGCAGGGAAATGTTACCTAGCATTCAGCACCGATGCCGTACGAGAAACTTATTGGCAGCGCAATGTCAGTACTATGAGACCGTTAACTGAGAATACCATCCTAGATAAATCTCAGTTTTTTAGCGTTCTCGACCAAATCAAAGCTCGTGGCTACGCACTGGATGATGAAGAGAACGAAGCTGGTATTTCTTGTGTTGCTGTTCCTATTTTTGACAAAAACCACACCCCGGTATACGCAGTCAGCGTTTCTTCACTAACGCCAAAAATGAAAGCACTAGGTTATGAAGAAATAGCCAGTAAAATTCAAGACATCACCGCGCGTATAGAGGGACAACTTTTTTAA
- a CDS encoding 3-keto-L-gulonate-6-phosphate decarboxylase UlaD, which produces MPKPLLQMALDATDLETALTSIEHVADKIDVIEIGTILAFSHGVDSVKALREKYPNHTIVCDMKITDASAILARLAMESGCNWVTVSAAAHIETIRSAKNVTDKFKGEVQIELYGHWTMEDAKAWVNMGITQAIYHRSRDAELAGIHWTQTDLDKMQELSNLGIELSITGGIVPDDLHLFKNLSVKSFIAGRALADSNGREVAESFHNEIGKHW; this is translated from the coding sequence ATGCCTAAACCACTACTGCAAATGGCTCTAGATGCAACCGACCTCGAGACAGCTCTTACGTCAATCGAACATGTCGCAGACAAAATCGATGTCATTGAGATCGGTACTATTTTGGCGTTTTCTCATGGCGTGGATAGTGTGAAAGCCCTTCGCGAAAAATACCCAAATCATACTATCGTCTGCGACATGAAAATAACCGATGCAAGCGCCATTTTAGCGCGTCTGGCCATGGAGTCAGGCTGTAACTGGGTCACCGTCAGCGCCGCCGCCCATATTGAAACTATACGTTCAGCGAAAAACGTGACGGATAAGTTCAAGGGCGAGGTGCAAATTGAGCTTTACGGTCACTGGACGATGGAAGATGCCAAAGCTTGGGTCAATATGGGAATTACCCAAGCTATTTACCATCGCTCGCGTGACGCAGAACTCGCTGGCATCCATTGGACCCAAACCGATTTAGACAAAATGCAGGAATTATCGAATTTAGGAATTGAACTATCCATTACTGGTGGTATTGTGCCTGATGATCTGCATTTGTTTAAGAATCTTTCTGTTAAGTCATTTATTGCTGGTCGAGCGTTAGCTGACAGCAATGGACGTGAAGTGGCGGAAAGTTTTCACAATGAAATAGGAAAACATTGGTAG
- a CDS encoding FGGY-family carbohydrate kinase, translating into MNYYIGIDSGGTFMKAALFDAKGAQLGLARVSASVINDQQGWVERDLDTLWQNAVDVIKRLLSTTDVNPSSIKGLSISAQGKGVYLLDKQGENLGYGIMSSDSRSLPIVKQWLQQGIAETIYPITLQTFWAGHPVSILRWLKDNDTERYNRIGAVLMSHDYLRYRLTGEIAAELTNISESNLFNSITGEYDKALLKTFGIEEIWDALPPIIKPQQQAGKITAAIALQTGLAEGTPVFGGLFDVVSTAICAGINSSEDTLNYVMGTWAVTSGISKQVTKENHNFVYGHYVIDDEYIIHEASPTSAGNYEWFADYLGENGQLDHAQNQALVAALEPASSSVYFVPFLYGSNQGLGLKSGFYGLQSHHTKGHLIQAIWEGILFCHNLHLERMRQRFPKAKVLKVTGGPAMSSIWMQMLADFTGMTVEIPAVSETGSLGAAMIAMVGSGEFKSLHECTNNITNSVSRIEPDPDNYPIYKKKYNNYQKLVQLFKQFEDEIDA; encoded by the coding sequence ATGAACTACTACATCGGTATTGATTCCGGCGGCACCTTTATGAAAGCAGCATTATTCGATGCTAAAGGTGCACAACTTGGGCTCGCTCGCGTGTCAGCGAGTGTAATCAACGATCAGCAGGGTTGGGTTGAACGTGATTTAGACACGCTTTGGCAAAATGCAGTTGACGTTATTAAACGGTTGTTATCAACGACTGACGTTAACCCCTCCAGTATCAAAGGACTGAGTATTTCCGCGCAAGGAAAAGGCGTTTACCTACTCGACAAGCAAGGCGAAAACCTAGGCTATGGCATAATGTCTTCCGATTCACGTTCTTTACCTATCGTCAAACAATGGTTGCAACAAGGCATTGCCGAGACTATCTATCCAATCACGTTACAGACTTTTTGGGCAGGACACCCAGTTTCCATTCTTCGCTGGCTCAAAGACAATGACACTGAGCGATATAACCGAATCGGTGCGGTACTTATGTCTCATGACTATTTAAGATATCGCCTAACGGGAGAAATAGCAGCCGAACTGACTAATATCTCTGAGAGTAACTTGTTTAATTCCATCACTGGCGAATACGATAAAGCACTACTGAAAACCTTCGGTATCGAAGAGATCTGGGACGCGCTACCTCCAATCATTAAACCGCAACAGCAAGCAGGAAAAATTACCGCGGCAATTGCTTTGCAAACAGGACTTGCAGAGGGTACACCAGTATTCGGCGGTCTATTTGATGTCGTCTCCACTGCCATCTGTGCAGGGATCAATTCTTCCGAAGACACACTCAATTACGTAATGGGCACGTGGGCGGTAACATCTGGTATTTCCAAGCAAGTCACTAAAGAGAACCATAACTTTGTCTATGGTCATTACGTCATTGACGATGAATACATTATTCATGAAGCCAGCCCGACTTCGGCAGGGAATTACGAATGGTTTGCAGATTATCTGGGCGAAAACGGTCAGCTCGACCACGCCCAAAACCAAGCTCTAGTGGCGGCGCTAGAACCAGCATCAAGCTCGGTCTATTTTGTGCCTTTCCTCTACGGCTCTAATCAAGGGTTAGGTCTAAAATCAGGCTTCTATGGTCTCCAATCACACCACACCAAAGGGCATCTAATTCAAGCTATCTGGGAAGGGATTCTTTTCTGTCACAACCTTCACCTTGAACGAATGCGTCAACGTTTTCCAAAGGCAAAAGTACTTAAAGTGACAGGTGGTCCAGCAATGAGTTCTATCTGGATGCAAATGTTGGCTGATTTTACGGGGATGACAGTGGAAATTCCAGCTGTTAGTGAAACAGGCTCATTGGGTGCTGCGATGATAGCCATGGTTGGCTCCGGAGAGTTTAAGTCACTTCATGAATGCACGAACAACATCACCAACTCGGTATCACGCATTGAACCCGACCCAGATAACTATCCAATTTACAAAAAGAAATACAACAACTACCAAAAACTGGTTCAGCTATTTAAACAATTTGAGGATGAAATAGATGCCTAA
- a CDS encoding YhcH/YjgK/YiaL family protein encodes MLVGNTQPTSITKSYPAVIQSVLEYLNSLDQTCLALGRHELPGFDSDKVWFVILEYDKQPLENFKPEVHKYHSDLQIVLEGNETMAWSIDTNEHTDAEPYLEQRDLQYYNNDSIALNFIHATPNQFYLFTPNIVHITNIQNDDNQPVRKLVVKIHNDLLEAR; translated from the coding sequence ATGCTAGTCGGAAATACGCAACCTACTTCAATTACCAAGTCGTATCCTGCCGTTATCCAAAGCGTCTTGGAATACTTGAACAGTCTTGATCAAACTTGTCTCGCCTTAGGTCGTCACGAATTGCCAGGCTTTGATTCGGATAAAGTATGGTTTGTCATACTGGAATACGACAAACAACCCTTAGAGAACTTCAAACCTGAAGTTCATAAATACCATTCTGATTTGCAGATCGTGCTTGAAGGCAATGAAACCATGGCATGGTCTATCGACACGAATGAACACACGGACGCAGAACCCTATTTAGAGCAGCGTGACCTGCAGTACTACAACAATGACAGTATTGCGTTGAACTTCATTCACGCGACACCTAACCAGTTTTATTTGTTCACGCCCAATATTGTACACATCACTAATATCCAAAATGATGATAACCAGCCAGTAAGGAAGCTTGTGGTTAAGATTCATAACGACTTACTGGAAGCTAGATAA
- a CDS encoding Cof-type HAD-IIB family hydrolase, with protein MYRLLALDLDGTVLSSEHTISQELIETIQQIAVNIHVVIVTGRHHIAAKPYYDQLCLSTPIICCNGTYTFDYQSDSVIQENAIDKNKAEQFIVLSQDHDLKIVMYVRDAMLYSRTRPIGYMEALLKWSQTFPKVQRPNIQKVDDFQLEAQRSDYVWKFVVEGEVDSFAKLPFIKDNFNGERSWVDRVDFAATGNSKGNALSQYIAPLGISLDECIAVGDNHNDISMLKAAGLGIAMQNADDTVKSTADLVTEKSNDDKRGLAKLLSQICLNTH; from the coding sequence CACCATCAGCCAAGAGTTAATCGAAACCATTCAACAGATCGCAGTTAACATACATGTGGTGATTGTAACGGGTCGCCATCATATCGCAGCGAAACCTTACTACGACCAACTTTGTCTATCAACGCCAATCATATGCTGTAACGGAACTTACACCTTTGACTATCAAAGTGACTCGGTAATCCAAGAAAACGCCATCGACAAAAATAAGGCAGAACAGTTCATCGTGCTCTCACAAGATCACGATTTAAAAATAGTGATGTACGTCCGTGACGCCATGCTCTACTCACGAACACGTCCAATTGGATATATGGAAGCGCTGCTAAAATGGTCACAAACCTTTCCAAAAGTCCAACGCCCTAACATTCAAAAAGTGGACGATTTTCAACTAGAAGCACAGCGCTCTGACTATGTTTGGAAGTTTGTTGTCGAGGGCGAAGTCGATAGTTTCGCCAAACTGCCATTCATAAAAGACAACTTCAACGGCGAGCGTTCGTGGGTTGACCGAGTCGATTTTGCTGCGACAGGCAACAGCAAGGGCAATGCACTAAGTCAGTATATTGCGCCATTAGGCATATCCCTAGATGAATGTATTGCAGTCGGGGACAATCACAACGATATCTCCATGTTGAAAGCTGCCGGTTTGGGTATAGCCATGCAAAATGCAGATGACACAGTAAAAAGCACCGCCGACCTTGTCACCGAAAAATCCAATGATGATAAGCGCGGCTTGGCAAAGTTATTAAGTCAAATTTGTCTCAATACTCATTAA